DNA sequence from the Nicotiana tomentosiformis chromosome 3, ASM39032v3, whole genome shotgun sequence genome:
tgagacctatgtaacctaggctctgatactaacttgtcacgatccaaaacttaacatgctgtgatggcgcctatcacagtaCCAAGCGAGCCGACAACCACAAATAACTACGtatttttaaattgaaaacaaGATGAAGTCGGTTTAACAGTAACAACTCTCATAAATAGTCGATAAGAAATATTGCGACTCAAatacaaaatcccccaaaattcgggtgtcactgagtatatgagcatctaaatgacaatacAGCCAAGACTTCGGATACAATTGTCTGGAAAGATAGAACAATGCTAAATAAtgaaaaagaaggagagtcgGGGTCTACAGACGCCAAAAGAGCTACCACTACTAGAAATTGGAGTTATGGCAACGCTTTTTATTGCTATGGATCCGTAACCGTTGCTATATATAGTCTATTGTTACGATTTTAACCGTTACAAATAATTATTGGAACTACCGGGACACTTAGCAACTGAACCGTTGCAATAGTCTTAAAACCGTTCCGATAGAGGTATATATGGCAACGTTTTGTATAACCGTAGCAATAAATCAATCTATGGTAACAGTTATATCTATTGTTACGGTCATTAATTCCCTCATTATTTTTCACCCAAATTTTATATACTCGCTAAAATGGAAGGGGCCCATCatatgatttttaatttttattttttagtttttaaacCTAATAAAATACTATGAAATACGTAAACCCCTAAAAATTAGGGTAACTATCGGCGGAAATTACAAGGAGATCGTTTATCTCCTCCAGTCATCTTCACCACTTCTTCCAGCAAAATAGCTCCTCCAGTCCCCAAATCACCTTGAAATCAGATCAAAAATCAGCGAAAATCAGTCAAAAAAACCTCGAAACAATCACCTCTCTGCAGTAATTCGTTTTCCTTCAAAAATTCCCATTATTTGTTTATGTTTATTTACTGGAAAAGACCTCCAACTCCAATTCGGTCGTCTTCTTTGGCGAGTTGAGGCCGCGCTCGGCTGCTGCTCTTCTTAATCTCCTTCTCCGGCGAACTCGGTTGAGAAATCGAGTGGTAAGCACCTTTCTTCTCTCCCTGTATTTTCTTCTATGCGTACCTCTTCCGTCCGGAACCCTAATATCTTTTTTATtcaattatttttgtaaaatacGAACTGTGAAATAGATCTTATGCTTTGTATCTACTCTCGGTGCATAAATAATAGCCTCAAAATATGCTTTGTACAGTGCTTTGTATTTTTGCTAGTTAAATAGTGAATATGGCCATAATAGATTGAATCTTTATCAGTAATTCGTGTGTTTTCATCAGTTTTAGAGGTTAGCACTATTACAGTAGTAATATGTAGTAAAAAAACACTTGGACCAAATCTATAACTCACTCGTTCAGCTAAGCTGTGACTATCAGTGGCTTGACCTCGACGTGCTCTGATATGAATATAGTCAGGCTTTTTATCTtcagtaattttggacttatccTTTGAAGATTCAGAAGATTCCTTACTGTTGTTACTGTTATTGGAGCTCCTTTTGTTGTTGTATTTCTCTGTTGTTAGTTGTTACCTTGGAATCTTCCTCCTCTAtgcattctttcatttttaattCGCTTACATTTTTCAAGCATTGTTAATCAGACCTGTAATTTTTGCTATGCATTGTTAATCAGACCTCTATGCATTCGTTTACAAAAAAGTTATGAAGGAAATTAAGTTTAGAACAAATATTTTTCGGGGCAACTAGCTCAATTTTTATTGCTGTGTATATGTTGAGGTTTACTTATTGGAGAAATAAAAATGCATATGCTGAGGCTTGTCATGATATCACGTAAATATTGTGATACAAATCTTAGATGCATTTATCTATGTCaatcaaatatttatttaaagcTAGAAGCATTATGTAGGACAGTCTCGAGGTATAGATGCTCAATCACCGAGAAAATCCACAAAAAAGTTAAAGAGAAATGCAATTGGGACAAAAAACATGTCGTAGTTCCATCGCCCGAGGAAgcgattactacccacgtggaggggttcctaagtgtttacacttaccccttcacgttagggctgttcatttggatcggatatccgaACCGATCCGCTCAATTTcaaatttcggatttcggatattTGAATCGGATTTCGGATTGTGTTTATTAAAATTTCGGATATTCgaatcggattcagattggtATACTTGTAATCCGAtccgatccgaaatccgaaattattagggcatgtataaatattaaacttTAATTTCGGATAGTCACTACTTCCTTTAtatcttcctccaagttattacctttacaattGGTGGATTTAGCTATATTGGCACCATAGTATTCTCATAATTGCATAAACACGAATTTTTCTTATTGTATTGcctcttttacaaagaaaatatacatatgaGTTTGCAACTTTGAGGCATAATAATCCGATCCGAAATTCAAAAATCTGATTCGATATTAATTCGGATCGGATTGCATTTTGTAGAATCCGAAATCTGAATCCGAAATATGCTAAATCCGATCTGATCCATGCACAGCCCTACTTCACGTTAGGTCCCTTAGATCCTGTCATCGTCGCCTTCTGCAAGAGATACGACGTGACCCTCGGCCAGATGcatccttccttttggaggatagtgattctcCTCTGATTCCTCATAAGCAAAATCAAGGGGTGTCTTTTCACCTTCGATCACCTTATGCGtctttacagtccccgactctatcgaggggggctgatcaagcttgctcgccaaGACAAcaaagccccattctcgagcatagatgaagctcgtgaccgaggttggatgggccgatttgttcgaATAAGGACTTCGGACCCGATCCCTACTGAAGACAtgtcatttcctgagaaatggaacatgcaTCGTAAGTATTACTCCGCCTTGGATGTTTCTATTTGATGTTTTACTTCTTGTCTTCTTTCTATATTTATGTTTTCGATGTTGCAGTTGTGGCCCAGATGCCGGAACTCAAGCAATGGGTTGAGGGCCTGGTATCGCAGAAACcatactccgagcgtgcttggatggagctatcaaagggtcgatgggaggcccgcaatCACGGTAAGTTTCTCCCCTAGATCGATTTACCGTTTGGGTTTCTTTCTCGAACTTACTCAacttttttcttttgtaggtctcggtaaggatgttgcaatgaggcccccatctggcgACAAAG
Encoded proteins:
- the LOC104120166 gene encoding uncharacterized protein isoform X3 is translated as MRLYSPRLYRGGLIKLARQDNKAPFSSIDEARDRGWMGRFVRIRTSDPIPTEDMSFPEKWNMHLVAQMPELKQWVEGLVSQKPYSERAWMELSKGRWEARNHGLGKDVAMRPPSGDKEVLPQPHAPKQAKDKKRTGSEFLGLGTEKTGEEVSQAKGGHRCYDFGLNSLIKG